The region CGACGGTATCCTGCTGCTGCTGCGGGACCACGACACCATCGTCCGCCTCCTCCACCGAGTTAATTGCAAAAAAACACCACATTTGGGACATCGATTGCAGAAAACCATCTAGTCTCTAATTTTGTGCAAAAATCACCGTGTTTCTAGTAAACTTTTTGCAAAATGCACTGATCAGGTGATTTAGTCCATTTAATCACTTTCTTACACATGGGACCGGACTGTAAGGAGCTGACTTGGCAAAATAATCACACACAGATCCCTAGTAGATTTTAAAAAAAGCAATCAGCCCCTTGACCATGCCCGGCAGAGTCCGCTGCCTCGATCCCATCGGATCGAGAGAACCCGAGCTGGCCGACCCCCGGCGCCactccggcgatgtcgccgccgccgaCAAGCACCTGTGTGCGTCCGCCTCGCCGTGGATCCGCCGGGAAGAGGGAGGGCGCCTCCCGTCGCAACCGCCGGAAGTCCACCGTCGGCCCCGCCTCTCCTCATCTCTGCGCTGCGCCACTCCGGAGCGGAAGGGTCACGACGCACAGGAGCTCGTCCTCGCCGGAGTTCGAAGTAGTCGAGCAGTGCATCTGGGTCGCAGGTCCCCGCGGTGGTGTTGCTGCTGCTCGCAGGCACGGCGGCCTCGTCCTCGACGTCCCGCTGCGCGGCGGCCTGGTGCAGCACGATGGTCTCGTCGGCGACGGCCCAGAGAAACACGACGGTCTCGTCCGTGATATCCTGGTGCAGCGGCGGCCTCGTCCACGGTGTCCAGCTGCAGCACGGCGGCCTCGTCCGCGACTTCCCGGAGCAGCACGACGGCCTCGTCCGCGACTTCCCGGAGCAGCACGACGGCCTCGTCCGCGGCCGCCTGGAGCAGCACGCGGCCTCATTCGCGGCGTCCTGCTGCACGGCATCCCGGAGCAGCATCGGCGGGGACCTGCGGTGCCACAGCAGGGCCACCACTAACCGCATCCACCAGCGGCGTTCGAATCGTCACCACCAGCGGTACAGCCCACTAACCGAATTTGGACGGGAATGGGACGACGGCAAGCGAAGGTGGCCGGAGGTGGGGGTGCAGGCAAGCTGGGCGGCGctgtggagctcatccatccatgGCGCCGGGCAAAGGAGGCCTTTAGGCGGCGGCGGCTTGCAGGATCAAAGGGAGGAGCGAGGCCACCCGCTGGATTGGATTGCGTTTTTCTTTTTGATCCAGGGGGTTGTATGTCAATGTTTCGCCAAGTCAGCTCCTTACAATCTGGGTCCACTTGTCAGAAAACGATTAAATGGCCTAAATCTTCCAATCAGTGCTTTCTGCAAAGAGATTACTGAGAATGCGGTGATTTTTGCACAAAATTAGGGACTAGGTGGTTTTCTGCAATCGAtgccccaaatgtggtggttttttgcaattaacTCCTCTTCCACCCATTCACGGGCGACATCCTCGGCTTCCCGCCTCTCAAGACCCTCCTGAGTTCTGTGATCGGCTCGACATCGTTGGAAAGCAAGTGGCACAGGTGGTGCAATATCAAAAATATCAATGCTGCCGCCATGACCGTGGACGCGGATGAAGTCGTCTTGCTCATGATTTTGGGGGCTTACGGTTGGAGTAATGTGGCCTTTGCTACCTCCGGGCAACGACAATGGAGTGTATCAAGCTCGCTCAACCGCCGAAGTTGTAGTCCATTCTCGTTCCAAGGCAAGATATATAGGGTGCGCTATAACAAAACTTTCACCGAATCAGAGGTCCTACAGATCGGCCCACCTCAGCTAGAAGGGATGGAACCCTATCTGCCACCACCAAACGTGATTGCCATATGTCCGGCGAGCACACCTGGCACCACTTATTTGTACCATCTGGTAGAATGCTCCCAAGACATTCTGGTGGTCAGTATAAGCCATAATTATAAGAAGGTTTCAGTTTACAAACTAGCTGACCTTATGCTGGGAAGAGCCGTCCCGACGACATGCATTGGTGGCAAAACCCTCTTCATGGAAGGAAGGACGTTGTGCGTCAGTTCTAAGGCGTTTCCTACCATCATGGGTGTCACCATTGTCTTTTTCGACTGTCGGAAACATAATCTTGCTCAATACCACCTCGGCAGCGGCACATTGTCGCCAGCAATAGATATATCTATGTATAATATGTCAGGTCCTTGTAGCATCATTTGCCATATATACACATGTTGCTTTAGTAAAAGATGGTGAGTGACCTTTTATTTTTCATTCCACCATTATTCACCCTGATGATAATCGTTCTTTTACCCACAATATTTTGTGCTTTCAGGTAAACTCATTGTTTTCCCCTCTATCTATAGGAACAAAGGAGAAATAGCATGTCGGGGGCAGGAGGACAAGTGGCAGGTGAAGGA is a window of Triticum dicoccoides isolate Atlit2015 ecotype Zavitan chromosome 2B, WEW_v2.0, whole genome shotgun sequence DNA encoding:
- the LOC119361314 gene encoding uncharacterized protein LOC119361314 translates to MSPSRYRSRNRPAPAALVACGSTRRRPRVADADAAITRDASPWASLQEELLDLIAWRVLAVDLRGYIRFRAVCAYWRSSTTCPRGRGIVDRRFHPRQWMLLPEGHGLYPGHDNLQGFVRFFNLSTGAFVRVHLPLLSDHCVLDSIDGILLLLRDHDTIVRLLHPFTGDILGFPPLKTLLSSVIGSTSLESKWHRWCNIKNINAAAMTVDADEVVLLMILGAYGWSNVAFATSGQRQWSVSSSLNRRSCSPFSFQGKIYRVRYNKTFTESEVLQIGPPQLEGMEPYLPPPNVIAICPASTPGTTYLYHLVECSQDILVVSISHNYKKVSVYKLADLMLGRAVPTTCIGGKTLFMEGRTLCVSSKAFPTIMGVTIVFFDCRKHNLAQYHLGSGTLSPAIDISMYNMSGPCSIICHIYTCCFSKRWNKGEIACRGQEDKWQVKEK